tttgtctctttgtctccgTCCTTTCTTTTACCAAGAGAGAATATTTGCATTATCTAACTCATAGGATTCGTAGGGGgaatgctttacaaatcttaaggCACAGAGGtctctggcctcaaatatttcatagccttctgaccctgggcaagtcacttgattccaattgcctagcctttaacgctcttctgccttgaaactggtatctattccaagacagaagataaagtttaaaaatataaaaatagtttacAGAAGATTATTCTAAAAGTAATACAAGACTGAGAAGCAAGCGCACAAGAAAACGTAGACACGTGGAGCCTCCTGTCAGCAGTCAAATTAAGAGTCCAACTTAGAGCTGGGAGTGGTGCATTGTGGTCCTTTTAGTTCGTATACCACCTTGAAGCTTTCACTTTCCCCAGGTAGAGGACTTCATTTCCCGATATGCATCGCTGTTTCGCGGGTCGGGGAGGGCGGGGAGAGGCAGGGCGTCGCGCAAGCCCCTATGGGGATGGTAGTTCGACCTCCCTGGAGGCTCGCTGAAGCCGTCGGGCCGGGGATCCAGGAGACTCCGTGTCCCAGAGTCCCTGGCGGTTCGGGCGGGACGCTGAAAGGGGTGGGAACAGCTAAGGTAGTTGAGCGAAGATGGTGGCGCGCGTGGCGTGCTGCCCCCGGCCTCTGCCTGTCTTTTCGCGGCGCGCGCTGGCGCGGGCGCCTAAGAGCACGAACCCCGACGCGAGTCCCCGCCGGCTCTGACCCCGCGCCCCCGCGCGCCGCCCGCCCGGCCCGGCATGCCCCGCGCCCGCAAGGGACACGCGCCCCGGAGGGGAGGACAGCGCCGAGGTGGGGGTGAGTGTGAGGGTCCGGGGGCGGGGCCTGGGCTCTGGGGGCGGGGCCCGAGGAAGGGGGCTTAGGGGCGCGGCCTGAGGAAGGGGCTTGGGAGCCGGGTATGTGGGTGCAGAACTTAACGAAGGGAGCTGAGGAGAAAGTTAAGAAGGGCTGGGGGGCAACAGGGTGAGGAGGGGGCTGTAGAATATGGAGGCTTCAGGAAGAAGGTGAGGGGCTTGGGATATCTGGAAGGCTGAAGAGGGGCGCAATATGGGGTGATGTGAGGGGCTTGGTGGAGTCTTGGGGATCTCAAGGACTTTGGGTATGACCAGGACAAGAGTGATGTAGGGGGTCTGAGGGGTCTGGAGGACTGTGGGTATGGACAAGATGGGGGTGATGTAAGGGGTTTGAGGACTCTGGGGAGTCTGGAGGACTTTGGGTCAGGACAGGGCAGGTGTGAgaggcttggagtctggaagagtGTGGAGGGATACGTATGGTCAACCAGGTGTGGTGTGAGGAGTTTGGGGGTCTGGAGGACTGTGGATGTGGTTAGTACAGAGATGGTATAAGGATCTTGGTGGGCTTTGGGGGTCTGGAGGACTATGGGTATGAACAGGACAGGGGTGATGTGAGGGGTTGGAGTATGGAAGACTGAGGAGGAGCCCATATAGTCAGGACAGGGGTGGTATAAGGGGCTTGGGGGGGGCTTTGGAGGGTCTGGAGGACTGCGGGTATGTTCAGATGGGGGGATGTGAGGGGTTTGGGGAACTAGGGGGGATGTTTGGAGTACTTTGGATATGGTTAGGATAGGGCAGGTGTGAGAGACTTGGAGTCTGGTAGAGTGTGGAGGGACACATATGGTTAGCCAGGGGTGGTGTGAAGGtttttttggggtggggtgggcatCTGGAGCTTTGTAAGTTCAGGACATGAGCAGTGTAAGGAACTTGAGGAACCAGTGTGTTGAGGATAGGGGTGGTGTAAAGAGAGCTGTTGGTGGTAGGGTCTACAGGTCTGTAGTACCAGGACTTGGGTAGCATAGAGGCTTGGGGAATCTGAGTGAGGGACAGAGAGGTAGAGAGCAGAGAGATAAGGCTGGGGTCTTGGGGTCTCTGGGAATCCCTCTGGACAAGTATAAAGGAGGGTGAAAAAGTTTAGTATTATAGGTGCAAGAaggtctgagatgggattgttggGAGAGTCTCTTGGAGTGAATGTGGCTTAGATAGGTCTTTGTCTCGGAGTGGGAACTGAGCAAGGCTGGCAGCCCAAGGGGTTCCTGagaggccacatgtggcccctaGATCTGCCTTGGAGGAGCTGTGATCAGTGGGCTTCTGATcctagtgggggtgggggtgggtgggggagaggggaggaggtggtcctttccttccttcccattctttttccttctctgctcccctcctcccctctagAAGTGTCTTGTAACTTCTCAATTCTAGGCTTCTGGGCACATGCCCATGGAAAAATAGAGCCACGTGGATGCTGAACTTCAGCCTTTTTTATGGGCCTAGCATAGAAGAAGGAAGCATAGCCTGGGAGTCAGGACACCTGGCTTTTAGTTCTAGCTTTATCTCCACACACTTATGGCCTGGGTGACCAAGGACAAGTTTTCCTCTCATTCAACATCCTTGTTCCTCTATCAGTAAATGAAGGGGCCTGGAGCAGATGGCATCTAAGGATAAATCTTGTTCACAAAGTTAGGGAATGGCAGAACTGGGGTTTAAGCCAGTTCTCTAAGTTCTAACTgaagttttttttcttccccctttaaCATACCATGCCTTTTTTGCTGTCATTCCAACCTAGATCAGTTTTACCCTCAGCACttgacattttaataataatagctttaaggtttataaaggcCTTTCTTTACAATAACTCTGGGGTGTAGggatcacccccattttacagatgagaaaactgagactcagagagaggaagtcatATGCCAGCTAATAAGGTGTTGGACTCCTGACTCCCTTTTTCCCTCTGattacacagctggtaaatggcacagctgggatttgaactctgaacttctggatctttctttctgttttctttcttcctcaactcACCTACTGATGAGAAACTTGCTGGACCAGATCTGTGCTCTGAAGCACAGGACTGACTTCCTGGCTCCTGCCAGGGGTGGGGCCCAGGAACTGAATCAGAGGTTGATATGAAAAGAAGTGGGGGACTCTGGGAGTGGATACTAGAGGCATTTGTTGCCCCTTTCTTCAGAGGGAGCTGGCTGGGCCTGCACCCAGAGCTGTCTCAGAGAGGCAAGCCTTAAAGGTGTCTGCCTCCCTTATCAGGGTTTGCTGGAAAGTCTGTGAAGTGTGATAATTGGAATCCTTGGGAGGCCACTGACTGGCCCAACACTCAAGTTTCGTGAAGGCTGGATCATAAAGAGCCCAATCTCACATAGGGAAACAGAGGCTCTGGAAGGGGAAGgtacttggccagggtcacaaaggtaataaGTAACAGTCAGGATTCACATCTACCTTTTCTGACTTCAGAGCCAATCTTCTTCTCTGTATTATATTGACTGCCTTTCAGGCAAGAGGAAAAAGTCAATTTAGTATCTGAATACTGGAAGGAAAAAATGCTGGGTTCCCCAATCCCTCTCCCTCAGCACATGGCTTTCCCTTGCTTTTCAAAACATTCACAGtgttgggacagctaggtggttcagtggatagagccccaggcctggagttgggggaCCTGGGTTTCTAACTCTGTGTATGACCCAGTCACTtagctccaattgcctagcccttgtccttgtCTTAGAGTGttactaaaacaaaaagtaagagatattaaaaaaaaaaagacattcccaGTTTGGTCAGTTGGCTCCCCAGAGATGTGCTCTATGTGGGCCTGGAACTCCTTGAGGAAAGAGATGTGGGATTCCCATTAGAGGTTAGAGGCTAGACTAGATCCCAGGAGAAGCTGAAGCATCTCTTGGAGGTGAGGCTTGCCTCCTCCTTCCTAGGACTTCCCTTCCAGAGAGACGGAGCATTTCTCTCCTACTAATGGGCCTCCCTAAGCTACCTAGGGAGCCTGGATCCCCAGCAGAACCCCAAGATAAAGTTCTAGGTAGACTGACTTCTGAGCCTAGCAAGATGTATCCTGTGGCTGTCCTGGAGGTTGGGGGTCTGGGCATAGAGGACTATTGACATTGCAGCAGAAGAGGGAGCTTCTAGGCTGTGGCCTTGTTACCACCTTCACCTGCCCTCCTAATTTTAAAAGGGGGTCAGCTGTGGGATGAGAGCACTGGGAGGCCCTAGCTCTTCTCAGCCAGGCAGTAGGACACCTTCCAGGGTTTCTTCCTTTTATTGGCTCTGGGGGATCCGAGAATGTGTTTGCTCAGCCCTGAACCTGTGGGTCCCACCCAGTGTGTATAGGGCAGGTATTAGGTCATTTGTCCCCTGAGGCCTTAAGGAAGCTGTGGTATTTGGGAGAATGGCCTCACTCAGATTCCCATGTCTAAGGACTTATGGGCAATGTCAGGTGGCTGACTCTGAGAACCCACTGTGATTGTGCATTTTGTCTATCTGCCCCCCACCCTGGCCTCAGAGTAGAATCTGACACCCCCAGGCACCTGGGCCCTTTGAAACACCTGAAAACCAACAGGTGGGTGTCTGAAAGATTAGCAGATGTGGCTGAGCCTGGGGAGGAGCCATCCCCCTCCCTAGGTTGGGCCTGAACATGCTCCAGGAACCGCAGTTCTCCAGAGCCAGGCAGACAAGGAGGGCTGCCAGGCAGGGCTTGCTTCCTCCCCAGGCCTTTGCCAGGTCTCCCTTTGCTTTACTCCCCCTCCCAGGGAAGGAAGTGGGTGTGCCCACTGCCCTGGGCCCTGCAGGAGCTCCTGTCACCCTAAGGATGTTAGTCCTGATGAATCCCTGAGctgacatttatacagcacttggaggtttctaaagcattttatatctcatataCTCCATACCACAGTCTTGTGAGGCAAGGACCTTTAGAAACAGTTCAGTTGCTACCCTGCCCTTTCTATTTCtgctcagggcctcagtttccctttcttgGGTGATTACCCAGAAAGAGGACTTCCACTGAGAGCTATGTGTGAGGAGAGGTGGATCCATACTGAGGCCACTAGCAATGGAGGTCAGGTGAAGAATAGGATGTTTGTCCCTCAGTACCGGTTTCTGGTTCTGGACATTATAACCAATCAACCCCTTTTCTCCATTGCTCCTAAGAACTGAGTGAATGAGAGTCCCTTAGAGGAGCCCTGCTTCAGGCCTTCAGTGATCAGTAGGAAATCCCCACCTTCTGGTATATGAGCTGTTGGCTTTTGGGGTTTGTCTATCCCAGAGGAGGAAGCTGTGACACTGGCAGGAGAGGGACTGGGCTTCGAAAAGACAAATTTCACATGATTACACCcataaaatctgtatcagattgcttgccatctggGGATGGGGGTgtgagagaatttgagactcaaaattctttttaaaaagttggaaactgtttttatatgtaattagggaaaaaataaaatttaaaaaccaaaaccaaaaatacaGGTAGAAGGAGAAATGATAGTGAACAGTATATTGTGGGCCTTTTAAGAAAATAaggacacaatggatagagtgccaggccttgagTTGGGAGGACTCTGGTCCAattctgccctcagacacttcctagctgtgtgaccctaggcaaatcacttaacccccattgcctagcccttactaccctcttgtcttagaattgatactaagacagaaactaagagtgaaagaaaggaaggaaagaaaataaaggacatATCCCCCTGAGATAGGTCAGTTTTATCCCTATGATATTAGCCTCTTGTTAGAGTTCTACCCCCAACATCTCAGTGTTCCCCTAAAAACCTACTCTGAATCTGCTGTCATTAACTGTATACAAATTCCTCTTTAACCTATTTAGATTTTGAACTTgcacctcttctcagaataactAACATGTCTCATAAATTCATCATGAGCTGCAGGCCCTGGCCCTATGCCAAATTCTAAAAACTTGGGTGTTATAACCAAGACAAAGGTTAGATGACCTTCTGAAAGGTCCTTATTTCTCCTAGTTGGTATCAATTCTCAGCCATTAGTGGCCTCCTATTCCAGAAATGCTATTCATGAGGCATACGTAGTTAAATGATATCCTTTTAGTCACTatgttttctttaagaattacacagttagggggcagctgggtggctcagtgaattgagagccaggcctagagatgggaggtcctaggttcaaatctgtcctcagacacttcccagctgggtgaccctgggcaagtcacttgacccccattgcctagcccttagcactcttctgccttggagccaatacatagtattgactctaagatggaaggtaagggtttaaaaaaaaaaaagtacacagTTATCAGGTTTCCTGATAAGAAATTCTGTTTGGACACTGGGGGTTTGTGTTAGAGATTCTTTAACAAAATTTGTTCAAGAGGCCTTCTAGCTAACCCAGAACTAattgtattctctctctctctctctctctctctctcttacccacccttatcttttgtcttagtatccattctaagagagaagagaagaaagggctaggcaaatgagagttaaatgatctgctcagggtcacatagctaggaagtgtctgaggtcacatttgaacccaggacctcctatctttaggtccagtgctctaaccattaTGACATCTAGGTGCCCCAACTGTATTATCTTTTGGTGAGACCTCATAGGGGCTATTTCAGTTGGAATTGCCCCATTGTTTGGAGGAAGGCTGGAAGAGTAAGAATTAGAGCCCAGCAAGAGCCCATTTTATAGTAACATCTTTGATCTTGGAGAGGATGGGGTATGTGGACAGGATATGGAAACTGGACATGAATCTGAAGCCCGGTCGAGATGGAATTTACTATGTCTTCTGGGGTGAGGAGTTCgcctttttgagcctcagtttgcacatctataaaatgaaaggggtaACAACAGGATCTCAGGGTCTTCTTGCAGCTCAGTCCTAGAGCCAGGGACCCTGGGCTGACCTTCCCCATTTTGGCCCTTCCCAGGAGCTCGGAGCAGCACCCAGGCCGACTCTCCCTCCAGTGACGATGAAGCGGCTAGTGAAATATTGAGCCATTACAGCAGTACCAGCGAGGGGGCCAGCATCGCGGAGGAGAACCTAGGTCAGTGGAGGCTGGGGCTTGGGGGCCAAGAATAGAGGAGTGCCCTCTTGGGCTCACTCTGCCCTTTGGGTGGCTCAGAAGTTGCCTCTCTGCACAAGGCAGGAGATGTTCAGCCTGTGCATAGCCCCGATGGCCCCCTCTCTCAGGGGCTGGGACCATGGAGGGGAACTGATGAGCTTTCCTGGCTGGGTCTCCAGGTAATGAAGTGGTCGATGAGCAGGCCCAGCAGGAGGAGCTGGAAGAGAAGCTCAAGGAATGCATCGACAATGTGGCCGACAAGAGGTGCTTGCTTGTGAGAGGCTGCTGTGTCCCACCCCTCTGTCCCTGTCCTCCTCCCTCTGAGAGCAGAGACAATTAGCCCATGATGGCCATCCCAGTAGCTGGCCTCTGGGTCTGTGTTCAGTTCACTGGTCTTTGGGGTCCAGCTTAGGCTTCCATTCTGTGGGAGTCTAGGGGAGCTCCCATGGGAGGGGAGCTCCAGAGTACCCCAGGGGGTGGTGTGATCTGGGTTCCTCCCTCAGTCCTCGTTCTCCCCCAGTGCCAAGACCAGGCTGGGTGCCCTGGAAAGTTTGCGCCTGGCCTTCTCCTCCAGAGTGCTTCTGGACTTTCTGCTGGAGCGCCGCCTCACCCTCACCGACTCCCTTGAAAAGTGCCTCAAGAAAGGTTCGCTGGTCCTCCTGTGCCACTGCTGCCCTGGCCTCCTTGGGGCTCTTGTGGCAGGCAGGGCTGTGGGGAGGTGGTTGGGGAGACTGTGGAAGGTGGGGTTCATGCAGCAGCCTTCTCCTGAAGCCTGAGGTGACCGACAAGGTCCTTCCCATCCCACTtttcagggaagggagaggaacaGTCTCTCGCTGCCACTGTGCTGACCCTGCTGTGCCTTCAGATGGGCTCGGGCCCAGAGGGAGAggagctcttccagagcctgcGGCCCCTCCTCAGCAGTATCCTTACCGATACCTCTGCCAACCTGGGAGCCCGGCACAGTGTGAGCATCCCCTCTTTCGTCTCAGCTCCCCTCCTTCTTTGAGGCCTCTGCAACTTAGGGTTGTCCTAGCTAAGCCCCCTGGTTTTACATAGGAAGAGACTTGGGCTCCCAGAGCTGAATATATTTGGCCATAGCCGTGAGGtatagaaaaggaaagtggagatttgaacccagatcttgtcCTCTTTCACCTGTATTTCTCACATAATGTCTATTATCCTTATCTCTTTTTATGCTGAGGGTCTCAAGATTGTGCCATATCAAGGCAGCCAGGTGGTCCattggatagagctccaggcctacaAATAGGTCTTGCatttcaatctgacctcagacatttcctagctgggcggctggacaagtcacttaatgcccatggcctagcctttaccactcttctgccctagaaccagtatcaatacacagtattgattctaagatggaaggcagagatttaaaaaaaaaaattgtgccgTGTGTTCTTGGGGCTGCCCAGCCTGCAGGGAGGACTTGGGTGGAGACGTTGTAAGGTGCCTGGCCTCTttcattcctccttcctccaGAGTAGCAAAATGGTAAAAAGGGCAAAAGATGTTTCTGCATGAAGCAAGAGATTCATGAGATGTAGGTGGGACCTGGTCTCTGTCATCAGGTGTCTGAAGGGCTCCTTCAGGAACAGAGAGCAGAAATAGGAGGAGGGACCCAGGGCCAGGTTTTGGCTCAATGAAGGAAAAGCTGTGTGGGCCTGGGGAGCCGCTTTGGGAGTTAGGGAGTGGGTCCCCCTGCTTGGCTGGCTTTGAGCAGCAGCTTGAAACCTGCTGGTCACCCGCATCCCAGCGAGGATTCTTGTTCAGCTGCTGCTCTGGGTGGCCTCCAAGGCCCTATGCCACTCTGCGACGCTGGGATTCTGGTGAATCTTATTCCCACCCTTGACTTTTGCTCCATGAGGACATAGACGCTTGTGTAGACTGTTAATAACTATCTGCTGAAAGAATAATGGTCCTCTCTGGGAGCCCTGTAGAAATGGCCTGTAAGCCTCTTCCCAGCTTAAAGGGGAAGCCCCCTTATTTTCTATTCCCTCATTTGTCCTTTTCTTGGAGTGACCCGGGTAAGCCAGTAGACTTAGCTTATAGTTCCTGGGCAGAGATGTGTAGGGCAGTCTGAAACAGAGTCCTTACAAGGACCTATGACCTCCCCTTCCATCGGCTCATTGACCAGCATCAACAGACATGAACTCTCCCTTACACATGTTCCCAACTATATAGTAAATTGAACATAAGTGAATTAGACCAGAAGAAGTGAGGGAGATCCTAGTGCCATGAGGATCACGGGGCCCTAGCTTTAGAGCCGGAAGGGATCTGGAGGTCCTCAGtgcaaccccctcattttacagatgaggaaactgaggcctagaggtgaagtgacttctcTCTGGCTTGGGTTTCTGAGGCCTGGGTTTTTGAGGGAGCCCCGAGAATCTGACCCCTGACCTGCTCTCCCCTGCAGTGTGCCACAGCCCTCGGGATGTGCTGTTACATTGCTGCAGCCGACGTGGAGGTGAGTGTGCCCTCTCCCCAGCCCAGAGCCGCTGCCAAGTGTGGAGGGCAGCCCGGACCCAGGTCTGAGAAAGCTGCAGGCGGCTTCCTCACAGCCTCCGGCCCCGCTTCTGTCGTCCCACAGGACCTCGTCTCGTGTCTTGCCTGCCTGGAGAGCATCTTCAGCGGGGCCTATGGGGAGGAGGCCTCCACGGCTCCGGCGCCCCTTCACCCCCTGCACTGCTGCGCCCTCCAGGCCTGGGCCTTACTCCTCACCATCTGCCCCGGCTCCCACATCAGCAGGGTTTTGGACAGGTGTTTGGGgtgcagggggaggggggggctccCCTTCCTTGGTAGTGACCATTCATCCTCTTGTCCCTCTGCAGTCCTGCCCCCTCACTAGCCAAATTATAGCTATTATGTGGAAAATCTTAGATTCAAAGTGAGGTTTCCAT
The window above is part of the Monodelphis domestica isolate mMonDom1 chromosome 7, mMonDom1.pri, whole genome shotgun sequence genome. Proteins encoded here:
- the IFRD2 gene encoding interferon-related developmental regulator 2 isoform X2: MPRARKGHAPRRGGQRRGGGARSSTQADSPSSDDEAASEILSHYSSTSEGASIAEENLGNEVVDEQAQQEELEEKLKECIDNVADKSAKTRLGALESLRLAFSSRVLLDFLLERRLTLTDSLEKCLKKGKGEEQSLAATVLTLLCLQMGSGPEGEELFQSLRPLLSSILTDTSANLGARHSCATALGMCCYIAAADVEDLVSCLACLESIFSGAYGEEASTAPAPLHPLHCCALQAWALLLTICPGSHISRVLDSQLPRLPRLLSSDSVHLRIAAGETIALLFELGRDLEEDFLYEDTDALCGTLRALATDSNKYRAKADRRKQRSIFRDVLHFIESGECQEETIKFGLECMYVDSWVRRRTYTAFKETLGSGVRHHLQNNELLRDIFDLGPVLVLDAAAMKASKISRFEKMGAGPSLSAVVEEALDMQ
- the IFRD2 gene encoding interferon-related developmental regulator 2 isoform X1; this translates as MPRARKGHAPRRGGQRRGGGARSSTQADSPSSDDEAASEILSHYSSTSEGASIAEENLGNEVVDEQAQQEELEEKLKECIDNVADKSAKTRLGALESLRLAFSSRVLLDFLLERRLTLTDSLEKCLKKGKGEEQSLAATVLTLLCLQMGSGPEGEELFQSLRPLLSSILTDTSANLGARHSCATALGMCCYIAAADVEDLVSCLACLESIFSGAYGEEASTAPAPLHPLHCCALQAWALLLTICPGSHISRVLDSQLPRLPRLLSSDSVHLRIAAGETIALLFELGRDLEEDFLYEDTDALCGTLRALATDSNKYRAKADRRKQRSIFRDVLHFIESGECQEETIKFGLECMYVDSWVRRRTYTAFKETLGSGVRHHLQNNELLRDIFDLGPVLVLDAAAMKASKISRFEKHLYNSAAFKARTKARSRVRDKRADVL
- the IFRD2 gene encoding interferon-related developmental regulator 2 isoform X3, whose product is MLKQLFHWEFRARSSTQADSPSSDDEAASEILSHYSSTSEGASIAEENLGNEVVDEQAQQEELEEKLKECIDNVADKSAKTRLGALESLRLAFSSRVLLDFLLERRLTLTDSLEKCLKKGKGEEQSLAATVLTLLCLQMGSGPEGEELFQSLRPLLSSILTDTSANLGARHSCATALGMCCYIAAADVEDLVSCLACLESIFSGAYGEEASTAPAPLHPLHCCALQAWALLLTICPGSHISRVLDSQLPRLPRLLSSDSVHLRIAAGETIALLFELGRDLEEDFLYEDTDALCGTLRALATDSNKYRAKADRRKQRSIFRDVLHFIESGECQEETIKFGLECMYVDSWVRRRTYTAFKETLGSGVRHHLQNNELLRDIFDLGPVLVLDAAAMKASKISRFEKHLYNSAAFKARTKARSRVRDKRADVL